The following coding sequences lie in one Capsicum annuum cultivar UCD-10X-F1 chromosome 5, UCD10Xv1.1, whole genome shotgun sequence genomic window:
- the LOC107870741 gene encoding caltractin isoform X2 encodes MTYLEERSTGSLYRGASRREKPRGRNQGLTQQKRQEIREAFELFDTDNSGTIDAKELNVAMRALGFEATEEEINRMIAEVDKDGSGAIDFDEFVHMMTAKFGERDTKEELMKAFHIIDQDKNGKISFADVQRIADELGERFTDREIKEMIEEADRDQYGCNS; translated from the exons GGAAGCCTTTACAGAGGTGCATCACGCAGAGAGAAACCCAGAGGACGTAATCAGGGGTTGACTCAACAGAaaaggcaagaaataagagaggCTTTTGAGCTTTTTGATACAGACAACTCTG GAACCATTGATGCCAAAGAGCTCAATGTTGCTATGAG GGCTCTGGGTTTCGAAGCAACAGAAGAG GAGATCAATCGAATGATTGCAGAAGTTGATAAGGATGGAAGTGGTGCAATTGATTTTGATGAATTTGTGCACATGATGACTGCAAAGTTTGGAGAAAGGGACACTAAAGAAGAGCTCATGAAGGCATTTCACATTATTGATCAAGATAAAAAC GGGAAGATCTCTTTTGCAGACGTTCAAAGAATCGCTGATGAGTTGGGGGAGCGATTTACTGACAGAGAAATCAAGGAAATGATAGAAGAGGCAGATCGTGATC AATATGGATGTAACTCCTAG
- the LOC107870741 gene encoding caltractin isoform X1 — MTYLEERSTGSLYRGASRREKPRGRNQGLTQQKRQEIREAFELFDTDNSGTIDAKELNVAMRALGFEATEEEINRMIAEVDKDGSGAIDFDEFVHMMTAKFGERDTKEELMKAFHIIDQDKNGKISFADVQRIADELGERFTDREIKEMIEEADRDRDGEVNVEDFMRMMRRTNFGH, encoded by the exons GGAAGCCTTTACAGAGGTGCATCACGCAGAGAGAAACCCAGAGGACGTAATCAGGGGTTGACTCAACAGAaaaggcaagaaataagagaggCTTTTGAGCTTTTTGATACAGACAACTCTG GAACCATTGATGCCAAAGAGCTCAATGTTGCTATGAG GGCTCTGGGTTTCGAAGCAACAGAAGAG GAGATCAATCGAATGATTGCAGAAGTTGATAAGGATGGAAGTGGTGCAATTGATTTTGATGAATTTGTGCACATGATGACTGCAAAGTTTGGAGAAAGGGACACTAAAGAAGAGCTCATGAAGGCATTTCACATTATTGATCAAGATAAAAAC GGGAAGATCTCTTTTGCAGACGTTCAAAGAATCGCTGATGAGTTGGGGGAGCGATTTACTGACAGAGAAATCAAGGAAATGATAGAAGAGGCAGATCGTGATC GTGATGGAGAGGTTAATGTTgaagacttcatgagaatgatgAGGAGAACGAACTTTGGGCATTAA
- the LOC107870741 gene encoding caltractin isoform X3, protein MTYLEERSTGSLYRGASRREKPRGRNQGLTQQKRQEIREAFELFDTDNSGTIDAKELNVAMRALGFEATEEEINRMIAEVDKDGSGAIDFDEFVHMMTAKFGERDTKEELMKAFHIIDQDKNGKISFADVQRIADELGERFTDREIKEMIEEADRDPNFKK, encoded by the exons GGAAGCCTTTACAGAGGTGCATCACGCAGAGAGAAACCCAGAGGACGTAATCAGGGGTTGACTCAACAGAaaaggcaagaaataagagaggCTTTTGAGCTTTTTGATACAGACAACTCTG GAACCATTGATGCCAAAGAGCTCAATGTTGCTATGAG GGCTCTGGGTTTCGAAGCAACAGAAGAG GAGATCAATCGAATGATTGCAGAAGTTGATAAGGATGGAAGTGGTGCAATTGATTTTGATGAATTTGTGCACATGATGACTGCAAAGTTTGGAGAAAGGGACACTAAAGAAGAGCTCATGAAGGCATTTCACATTATTGATCAAGATAAAAAC GGGAAGATCTCTTTTGCAGACGTTCAAAGAATCGCTGATGAGTTGGGGGAGCGATTTACTGACAGAGAAATCAAGGAAATGATAGAAGAGGCAGATCGTGATC CCAACTTCAAAAAATGA